From Primulina tabacum isolate GXHZ01 chromosome 2, ASM2559414v2, whole genome shotgun sequence, one genomic window encodes:
- the LOC142528605 gene encoding uncharacterized protein At2g34160-like produces the protein MEEIADGVSNINIAGDDPKKNRIQVSNTKKPLFFYVNLAKRYMQQYNEVELSALGMAISTVVSIAEILKNGGFAVEKKIMTSTVEIRDESRGRTASKAKIEIALGKTDKFDELMAAAAADDRVGGSEDQS, from the exons ATGGAGGAAATTGCAGACGGAGTGAGCAACATCAACATCGCCGGTGATGATCCAAAGAAGAATCGAATTCAGGTTTCCAACACCAAAAAGCCTCTATTCTTCTACGTCAATCTAGCCAAG AGGTACATGCAGCAGTACAATGAGGTCGAGCTTTCTGCTCTTGGGATGG CTATTTCTACTGTCGTGAGCATTGCAGAAATCCTCAAGAATGGTGGATTCGCTGTTGAGAAGA AGATCATGACCTCCACTGTTGAAATCAGAGATGAATCTAGGGGGCGAACAGCCTCGAAAGCCAAA ATTGAGATAGCGCTGGGGAAGACAGATAAATTTGACGAATTGATGGCTGCAGCAGCTGCAGATGACAGAGTAGGAGGCTCTGAAGATCAAAGTTAG